The Priestia koreensis genomic interval GCGATTAAAGCTTGAATTGCACTTTCTCCAAAGCTTCCTGGTCGTACGTCGCTAAACGTATTTGTCGTTGTACCACTAAGCTTAAACGCTTTTTGTAAAATAACGGCCATTTCAGCACGTTTTAGGTTACTGTTTGGATCAAATAAGCTGTTTGCCTTTCCGTTCATGACGCCCGCTTTTGTAATCGCTGCGATGTATGGATAGAAACGATATGTTTTTGGAACGTCTGTATACTCCACGTCACCTACGTTTGTCACATCAAGATTCAATGCACGCACAAGTAAAAGTGCCGCATCAAGACGCGTTAAATTTTTAGATGGCTTAAACTCTCCATCATCGTATCCTGCGATAACATTTTCAGCCATTAATTGTTGAATGGCTGTTGCATACGGGTGAGAAGTTGGAATATCACGCATAACAGGCTCATCATCCGTTCCGTAGATGGCTTTTAGTTTATCAAAGTAAAGGTCACCGCTGCCTTGTTTAGAGGATTCTGGTTCCGTTACGTATAGCTGTTGCAACTGAACAGGTCCTGTAATACTTGTTGGTACGGAAGCTTTTACATACTTCCATCCCTTCCAATCTAGTCCGCCAGCTTCCGTAAAGTTCACCGTATAGCTTTGTCCACTCTGATCACTAAGCGATCCACGTAGCCAATGTTTATTGCCATCGCCATATACCCACATGCCAAGCTGCTGTGGTGACTGCTCTATTTTTAACGGAGCGGCTGGTACGAGATAAGAAGCGGCTGTCCCGTTTTGAGCGGCATCGAAATCATAGTGTAAATGAGCGGAGCTCTTTCCTTCCATATTTGGAGACGGTGATGTGCTAAGAGACAGCGTTGACGCCGCACGAGTGTTTTGTGTTGTCCACCCTGCTATAGATTCAAACGCGTCGAGCACAACTGGCTTGCTCGGTAGTGCAGGCGTTCCAATGGTAACCGGAATTTTTGTCACCGTATTTCCGTATGTTGCGGTAATTTCTCCGCTACCTTCTGTACCACTCGGTTGGAAAACACCGTCTTTTGAAACTGTTCCAAGATTGTTTGATACGTTCCATGTAATCGTCTGTGGATTAAAGATGATTTCTTTTCCACTTTCATCATACGCTTTTACGCTCAGCGTTTGATTTTTAGGCGTTGTCATCGTAATAGAAGCAGGCGAAACAGCTAGTTTGTCTACCTGATCAACAATGGTGATTGGCAAATTCTTTGTCGCATTTCCGTATGCAACTGTGATATAGCCGGAACCCGCTTTTTGCGCCGTAAACATCTGGCCGCTACCTGTTCCCCATGCGTTTGATACAACGGAGAACTTCGTATTATCGATGCTTAACGGGCTATAGTACTGATCTAATACGTAATTAAGCTTCGCATTCACAGTTGCCCCTACTGCTACCTTTGCAGAAGCGCTCACATTTGCCGATAAAACGCTCGGCTGTCCAACAGGTGCAGACGAAATGACTTGAAGAGTCGTAGAAACAGCGCGCTCATGGCCATCTGATGGCTTGTTAACAAGCGCAGCATTTAAATCCCCGTTGTTACGAACAACCATTGCTGTTGAGCCACCGCCGTCAAAGTTAAGCGCCTTATACGCACCCATATTGACCAAATATTGCGCAAACTCTTTCATGGACATACCCTTACTATCGGTTTGTCTTGAATCAACCGTTACAAAGAAAACCTTTGTCATCGTTTTATCAATTGCGACCGCTGTACGTGCAGTACGCTGTGTGGCACGGTCACTCGTTAAATCCATGCTAACGTCCACTTTGCCGTTATTCACAAGCATAGGACCACTCGCAAGCATAAACTTAGAGTTTTTCCACTTATCATCGATTCCTAGAGAGATGGATACGTTGTCTCCGGGCTTTAAGTTTTTAAGCTGCGGCATGCTTGTACCGTTTGCTGATAAAACAAGTCCATCTGCTGGAATAGCAGCTGACTCTCCGTAAACAAGCTGTTTTTGCACAGTTGCTGTAATCGTGTCACCAAATGACAAGTTTTTATTTTTTGAAGCGCCTGTTAACACAACCTCCAATCCGAATTTATTGGAATTTGTCGCCGTTCCGTACTCAGGCGTATATAAAATGAGATCATCATAGTTTCGGATTTTATTAATACCTGTAATATCATATTTCGTTCCATTATGCGTATATGCCATCTGAAGGTTAAACGAATCAATTTGCGGTTTATTATCCTTCGTCATTCCAAACGCGACCGGAATATTCACATAATCCTGCTTACTGCTTGCGATAATACCTGAATTCACAATTTGATTATTATACGAAATCAAATACATCGGCAGGCGCGAACCAACCATATCAAAAAAGCCACCATTAACTGCTCCAACGACACGATGTCCATCACGACTATCCGCGATCGCTTGCTTGGACGTCGTCACTACTTTATTTAGCGGTGATGGCACACTCACATCAATTCCTGTGTACGTATCCTGCGTGTTGATTTCCAGTGCACGAACCGTTTGAGGATAGGAATTAATGGTACTTTGTTTCTGGGTATAAGTAACCCCTGGAGACACCTGCATGTTCGAAGGAACCGCTGCCTGAGCTTCTGGCGCTAATCCCACAAAACACGCTTGCAACGACACAACAGCACAACCTAACCAAACCCAACCTTGCCTTTTCAAACGCAAAAAAGACCCTCCCAATATGTTTCTATTATTATAGTAAATTACATCTAATATAAGTTTTACCATATAATTATAACTTTTGTCGAATGACGTAAGAACTATTTGAAGGGTCTGTCCCCCATAACGTTAATGTGTTAAAGTGAGCCGCGAATCCAGTAATAACACCATCAAACACAGCTCATACACAATGAAAACTTTGTCGAAAAACTTTTTAATCAAACGTTTGTTTAAGATAACTTTCTATATCTTTTTTACTTACTTCTACATAATATTGGTAGAATGCACGCGGTGGATGAGGGAGACAGGACAATAGTCGGTCTGTCGTAATTCGAGGGCAGTCGGTAGGGTAAATGTAAGAGGCATAGCTACTCCAAGGATATTCGTATGGACGAGCAACCATTTTTGCTTTGACAGGATTAAGGTGAATGTAACGGCTAACGGTTAGAAAATAGTTTCGGTCCGTAATAATTTCACTTTTGTAGCGCCCTTGAAACAGATGGCCTTCGTAGCGGTACTTCTTATTAAAGTAAACGGCATACTGCGATTCAAGCATCTTCATCATATATTGAGGATGATGGTCGGTTTGCACAAGTAAATGGACATGATTGGTCATGAGACAATATGCATGTAGCTCAAAGGGCCACTTGCGCTTTGTTTCGTCAACTAAGTATAGAAAGTATTCATAGTCCTCCTCCCGATAAAAGATCGCTTCGCGTCGATTTCCTCGACAAGTCACATGATAAATAGAACCCGGATACCAAATTCGCGGTTTTCTTGCGATTGTCTTCACCTCCTTTATCGTTATGTTTCTTCATTTGCACTCATTTCCCTTTTACAAATAACAAAAAGAACCTAGTCACATGACTAAGCTCTCCTGCATTACTGTCCTAAAATATTCCCAATTACTTTCTTATGCTCCGCACTTCCAACGATGTCGTTTACTTTGGATTCATCCACAAAGGTGAAGGTCGGAAGTTTTTTCATCTTATGCGTTAAGACGCGCGTTACGGCTTCGTTCAGGCGGCTTTCTGGGATTTCGCCCGATTTTACACCTTCTACGATTCCGTTGTATACGTCTAGCTGATGGTCATATTCATGACAAACGAGTAATAAATCAGCACCAGCTGCTAGCGCTTCTTTTCCCATATCTTTGTACGTGTAGTATTTGTTGACGGCGCCCATTTCCAAATCGTCCGTAACAACAATTCCTTTATAACCGAGCTTATCACGCAATAATGTTTGCATAATGACCGGTGACAAACTCGCTGGTTTTTTAGCATCATACGCCGGATATTTAACATGTGTCACAAGGACAAAGAAATCATCAGGATCTACCTCATTAATCATCTGCTTAAACGGATAAATGTCCGAATCCTCTAGCTCCTCCTGATTGGCCCCTACTGCTGACGTATCCTTATGGGGATCGACATTCGTGCGGCCGTTCCCTGGAAAGTGCTTAACGACACCGGTAATGTTTGTATCATTTAGTCCTTTTACAACCTGCTTACCATACTCATAGGTTTTTTTCGCATCGCTTCCAAAGGAGCGTTTGTCCCTATCAGATATGTCGAGTACAGGGGCAAAGTTGGTGTTGAAGCCCATTGCTTGAAGCTCTGTAGCATTAAGCTTCGCAACATCATACACTTGCTTAGCCGTTGCTACATCGCCAAGCGCTTGCTGAGAAGGAATAGGTGATACCTTCTCCTGCATACGAAGAATATCGCCTCCCTCTTGGTCCACGCCAATCATAAACGGCAGTTGATAGGGCTGTTTTTGAGCAAGTCGCTGTAGATCGTTATTTAGATTAGCCACTTGCTTTGGTGACTTCATGTTGCGACTAAATAAAATAATGTTGCCAATATGCTTGTTTTCGATCATGTCTGTGACGGACGAGCTCGGTTCTGTTCCGTAGAACCCAACCATCATAATTTGGCCGACTTTTTCTTCAAGTGACATCGAGCTAACTAGCTTTTTGACCTTGTCATCGACCGTCGGTAATTGATTTACTTCTTGTCGAACCACCTGTTTCTTTTTTGTTTCTTCTTTTGTAAGCTTTGAAGAGCCTGGCTTTTCCCGTTTTTTCGTTTCAGCATTTTGTGTCGCCACGTTTTGTTCAGGCTTTTGAACCGTTTTCCACAGCCACGTCCCTGCCCCTAACGCTAAAACGATCGTAATAATTGCAGATAAAAGTACTAGTTGTTTTTTATTCATTATTCTTTATGCGCACCTTGCTTTTTAATATCGTAGTCATTAAGCTTCCAGTCATATCCTTCTTTCACCAAATACCATGTACCACTCCATGTCTGGACAAGCGTTGAACCGTCTGTTTGAGCATCATAAGAGGTCATAGAGAACGTTACGGATGCATGGCTATTATCAATTTGATTTACGTTAATGACTGTCGCATCATCTTTAATTGTATTTTTTAGGCCAGCTGCCCACGACTCATATTTCACTTTACCTTGACGATCTGATGAAAACAACTCATACGCAGCTGAATAGTTTCCATCACTAATATAACTGTAGTGTTGCTCCACAGATTGCTGAATCCCTGTATATCCATCTCCATTATCTTCGATCGTATCCCCTGGATAGTCTCCATCTGTCATAGTTGTTAACGATGGATCATCTTCTTCAATAGATTCAATGTACAGATACGGATCCTCGTCATCTTCAACTGTAAACACTTCACTTTTATCTGTTTTCTTCCCATTTAGCAAAACAGCCTGAAGCTCCATTGATCCATCAGTTGGTACCGGCCCTAATTTATCAACACTTTTCATCTTCTTCCCTGTGCTTTTTCCGTTAATGTAAAGTACCGCATCGTCTTCATTGGAGCTGACCATAATACGTGTCCCCGTAACGTCCAAATTAGCAACTAAGTTATCTTCTTCCACATCATCCATGCTAAGATCCTGTGTATCTGTCACATCTGTATATTCGCCCTTGTATACACCTTTTACAACATGATCACTCGGTAAAT includes:
- a CDS encoding S-layer homology domain-containing protein, which produces MRLKRQGWVWLGCAVVSLQACFVGLAPEAQAAVPSNMQVSPGVTYTQKQSTINSYPQTVRALEINTQDTYTGIDVSVPSPLNKVVTTSKQAIADSRDGHRVVGAVNGGFFDMVGSRLPMYLISYNNQIVNSGIIASSKQDYVNIPVAFGMTKDNKPQIDSFNLQMAYTHNGTKYDITGINKIRNYDDLILYTPEYGTATNSNKFGLEVVLTGASKNKNLSFGDTITATVQKQLVYGESAAIPADGLVLSANGTSMPQLKNLKPGDNVSISLGIDDKWKNSKFMLASGPMLVNNGKVDVSMDLTSDRATQRTARTAVAIDKTMTKVFFVTVDSRQTDSKGMSMKEFAQYLVNMGAYKALNFDGGGSTAMVVRNNGDLNAALVNKPSDGHERAVSTTLQVISSAPVGQPSVLSANVSASAKVAVGATVNAKLNYVLDQYYSPLSIDNTKFSVVSNAWGTGSGQMFTAQKAGSGYITVAYGNATKNLPITIVDQVDKLAVSPASITMTTPKNQTLSVKAYDESGKEIIFNPQTITWNVSNNLGTVSKDGVFQPSGTEGSGEITATYGNTVTKIPVTIGTPALPSKPVVLDAFESIAGWTTQNTRAASTLSLSTSPSPNMEGKSSAHLHYDFDAAQNGTAASYLVPAAPLKIEQSPQQLGMWVYGDGNKHWLRGSLSDQSGQSYTVNFTEAGGLDWKGWKYVKASVPTSITGPVQLQQLYVTEPESSKQGSGDLYFDKLKAIYGTDDEPVMRDIPTSHPYATAIQQLMAENVIAGYDDGEFKPSKNLTRLDAALLLVRALNLDVTNVGDVEYTDVPKTYRFYPYIAAITKAGVMNGKANSLFDPNSNLKRAEMAVILQKAFKLSGTTTNTFSDVRPGSFGESAIQALIASNITVGYTDGTFRPGESVTRGQYSLFLYRALVQH
- a CDS encoding REP-associated tyrosine transposase, coding for MKTIARKPRIWYPGSIYHVTCRGNRREAIFYREEDYEYFLYLVDETKRKWPFELHAYCLMTNHVHLLVQTDHHPQYMMKMLESQYAVYFNKKYRYEGHLFQGRYKSEIITDRNYFLTVSRYIHLNPVKAKMVARPYEYPWSSYASYIYPTDCPRITTDRLLSCLPHPPRAFYQYYVEVSKKDIESYLKQTFD
- a CDS encoding glycoside hydrolase family 3 N-terminal domain-containing protein, producing MNKKQLVLLSAIITIVLALGAGTWLWKTVQKPEQNVATQNAETKKREKPGSSKLTKEETKKKQVVRQEVNQLPTVDDKVKKLVSSMSLEEKVGQIMMVGFYGTEPSSSVTDMIENKHIGNIILFSRNMKSPKQVANLNNDLQRLAQKQPYQLPFMIGVDQEGGDILRMQEKVSPIPSQQALGDVATAKQVYDVAKLNATELQAMGFNTNFAPVLDISDRDKRSFGSDAKKTYEYGKQVVKGLNDTNITGVVKHFPGNGRTNVDPHKDTSAVGANQEELEDSDIYPFKQMINEVDPDDFFVLVTHVKYPAYDAKKPASLSPVIMQTLLRDKLGYKGIVVTDDLEMGAVNKYYTYKDMGKEALAAGADLLLVCHEYDHQLDVYNGIVEGVKSGEIPESRLNEAVTRVLTHKMKKLPTFTFVDESKVNDIVGSAEHKKVIGNILGQ
- a CDS encoding TcaA 3rd/4th domain-containing protein, translated to MAYCKSCGKESKGNKSFCTHCGGAIEQKATSNDSESSVVKTRQSIKTGTKVVVASCVVLLGLGFGGYKYVEAKNSPDKIADKFISAVNKNDAQQVMALLNNSQDSHNISDQEAKSFIKYLKNNPDIWAETSKHLREEAQNYADGADVSTGDKDLVSLTSLDKKWLLFNQYGINTRSVYIKATSNESQTALYIDGKKVKTLKKDKEQTFGPYLPSDHVVKGVYKGEYTDVTDTQDLSMDDVEEDNLVANLDVTGTRIMVSSNEDDAVLYINGKSTGKKMKSVDKLGPVPTDGSMELQAVLLNGKKTDKSEVFTVEDDEDPYLYIESIEEDDPSLTTMTDGDYPGDTIEDNGDGYTGIQQSVEQHYSYISDGNYSAAYELFSSDRQGKVKYESWAAGLKNTIKDDATVINVNQIDNSHASVTFSMTSYDAQTDGSTLVQTWSGTWYLVKEGYDWKLNDYDIKKQGAHKE